The proteins below are encoded in one region of Sphingobacterium sp. R2:
- a CDS encoding tRNA-(ms[2]io[6]A)-hydroxylase codes for MLGLKLLTDPRWANIAEGNLEEILTDHAWCEQKAASNAISLITNNSEHEDLVHELTAIAIEEMEHFKMVIDIIKERGYTLGRERKDDYVGQLMKFSKKDGSRNMAFIDRLLFAAMIEARSCERFRVLSQNIQDKELAKFYYDLMVSEANHYTTFLNFARKYSVDVDVEKRWKEWLDFEGKLIQSYGNKEAIHG; via the coding sequence ATGCTTGGATTAAAGTTATTGACAGATCCGCGGTGGGCAAACATCGCAGAAGGTAATTTAGAGGAGATTTTGACAGATCATGCATGGTGTGAACAAAAAGCTGCTTCAAATGCAATATCCTTAATTACAAACAACTCAGAGCACGAGGATTTAGTACATGAATTGACCGCAATCGCTATCGAAGAAATGGAACATTTTAAGATGGTCATTGATATCATTAAAGAACGAGGATATACTTTAGGGCGTGAGCGAAAAGATGATTATGTAGGTCAGTTGATGAAATTCTCTAAAAAGGACGGGAGCCGTAACATGGCTTTTATAGACCGTTTATTATTTGCAGCGATGATTGAAGCTCGTAGTTGTGAACGTTTTAGAGTGCTGTCGCAAAATATTCAAGATAAAGAATTGGCAAAGTTTTATTACGATTTAATGGTTTCCGAAGCAAATCATTATACCACATTTTTAAATTTTGCACGTAAATATAGCGTAGATGTTGATGTAGAAAAGCGTTGGAAAGAGTGGCTGGATTTTGAAGGTAAGCTTATTCAGTCATATGGAAATAAAGAGGCCATTCATGGCTAA
- a CDS encoding LLM class flavin-dependent oxidoreductase → MELGIGMFGDSRIDPVTGQIQAAQDRMKEIIEEIKLMDQVGLDFFGIGEHHRADYAVAAPEIVLAAASTVTKNIKLGSAVSVLSSADPVKLFQDFAAVDLLSDGRAELMAGRGSFIESFPLFGYDLKDYSELFEEKLALLLSLNKQNPITWRGNFRAPLINQEVFPRPKNGSLPIWVAVGGTTSSVIRAGKLGLPVMFAIIGGMYESFDHLFDMYRQAYEDNGHDMANFQVGVHMHAFFGDNSTQVADYYYPIYSAQMDRIGASRGWPPYQRTQYDFGRSSRGHLIVGDANYAVDKILQIQEKFKLTRFSAHMDVGAPGHKEMLRSIEIYGEKIAPEIRRALHRDI, encoded by the coding sequence ATGGAATTAGGAATAGGAATGTTTGGTGACTCTCGGATAGATCCAGTTACGGGTCAGATCCAGGCAGCACAAGACCGAATGAAGGAAATTATTGAAGAAATCAAACTCATGGATCAAGTGGGCTTAGATTTCTTTGGAATAGGAGAACATCATCGCGCAGATTATGCAGTAGCGGCACCAGAGATAGTCTTGGCGGCGGCTTCTACCGTGACCAAGAATATTAAATTGGGTAGTGCAGTTTCGGTATTGAGTTCTGCTGATCCTGTCAAATTATTTCAGGATTTCGCTGCAGTTGATCTGTTGTCAGATGGAAGGGCCGAGCTAATGGCCGGGAGGGGATCTTTCATCGAATCCTTTCCCTTATTTGGTTATGATCTAAAAGATTATTCCGAGTTATTTGAAGAGAAGTTAGCGCTTTTGCTTAGCTTGAATAAGCAAAATCCAATCACATGGCGTGGAAATTTTAGAGCTCCTCTAATCAATCAAGAAGTTTTCCCACGGCCTAAGAACGGATCACTGCCAATTTGGGTTGCCGTCGGGGGCACAACTTCTTCTGTTATCCGTGCAGGAAAATTGGGTTTACCTGTCATGTTTGCTATCATTGGTGGTATGTATGAAAGTTTCGATCATTTATTTGACATGTATCGCCAAGCGTATGAGGATAATGGTCATGATATGGCTAATTTTCAAGTTGGAGTACACATGCATGCATTTTTTGGCGACAACAGCACTCAGGTAGCAGATTATTACTATCCGATTTATTCCGCACAGATGGATCGTATAGGGGCAAGTCGAGGCTGGCCTCCATATCAACGCACGCAATATGATTTCGGAAGGTCTTCCAGAGGCCACCTGATTGTTGGAGATGCTAATTATGCTGTAGATAAAATCTTGCAGATTCAGGAGAAATTTAAGCTGACACGTTTCTCTGCTCATATGGATGTAGGTGCCCCTGGACATAAAGAAATGTTGCGATCTATAGAGATTTATGGCGAGAAAATAGCACCAGAAATTAGGAGGGCATTACACAGAGATATTTAG
- a CDS encoding AcvB/VirJ family lysyl-phosphatidylglycerol hydrolase, producing the protein MKKLATLFIIGSIAFHAFAQQRLIDMKYWNNKAVLPLVLYLSGDGGFNSFSNKLCELIAGAGYTVAAIDSKSYFWKKKSPNEIATDVSSTLKNLLGGRHNTRLFVVGYSFGADAVPFIINRLDLAVKKNLKSVVLLEPSGSTDLEIHIADILGRSNAKRSLDVVSEINRMDGVKTSVILGDDEADFAVKKVTLRNFSKVYLSGGHHFSGNAEQVAKNTVALF; encoded by the coding sequence ATGAAAAAATTAGCCACTTTATTTATAATTGGAAGCATAGCGTTTCATGCTTTTGCTCAACAACGTTTGATTGACATGAAATATTGGAATAATAAAGCTGTACTACCTTTGGTTCTCTATCTGAGTGGAGATGGCGGGTTCAATTCGTTTTCAAATAAACTCTGTGAGCTGATTGCTGGAGCGGGATATACGGTGGCTGCTATCGATTCAAAAAGCTATTTCTGGAAGAAAAAAAGTCCAAATGAAATTGCTACGGATGTGTCAAGCACGCTTAAAAATTTGCTTGGAGGACGACATAATACCCGCCTTTTTGTGGTTGGTTATTCATTCGGTGCGGATGCAGTTCCTTTTATTATTAATCGCTTGGATCTTGCCGTTAAAAAAAACCTTAAAAGTGTAGTACTTTTGGAACCTTCGGGGTCGACTGATCTTGAGATCCATATTGCAGATATTTTGGGGCGGAGTAATGCAAAACGAAGTCTTGATGTCGTGTCGGAAATCAACAGAATGGATGGCGTGAAAACGAGTGTTATTCTTGGTGACGATGAAGCCGATTTTGCTGTAAAGAAGGTAACCCTTAGGAATTTTAGCAAAGTATACCTTTCTGGCGGACATCATTTTAGTGGAAATGCAGAACAGGTAGCGAAGAATACTGTCGCACTATTTTAA
- a CDS encoding phosphatidylglycerol lysyltransferase domain-containing protein produces the protein MVKTIAQRIRHFSPKTYWKELIAVLVILLAFVFFRNERKELAAIIPQLRAANLTWVSVGVAITIIYIVLQGLMYVQSFKAIGLSINLRIAIDLFLKRNLLSVFLPAGGISSLAYTTTQLRKRNLNTTQIHQAGALYGYVGLLTVFIIGVPVILYTIWHNKNFGDAWISLVILGLLLGIVFWIVWSFRTHRGIYNWVESKFPAVSSNIDEIFSGEVKLKYLLGTMIASMVVEFCGIAHAFVSMYALGLDHSFEAAAIAYTVSVVLMIVSPFLRGLGAVELTMLYIFKAYGYSQAEGLGITILYRAFEFWLPLILGLLAFAWRGKQLLARIGPALLIFFLGVVNLVSVLTPPLADRMKLDRFYLPLEAIHASKFMVLVLGLGLLVTSAYLIKGFRIAFWIAVVFSALSLLGHVFKALDYEEASVALLTLVLLAMSYKQYRIKSNIRWMRIGFITFFVALLAICLFDVLSFYFIDKQHFGVDFTWGQSIYHTARSFLLFADDELMPQTNFGQELLRITQVLGLFCWFLLIYALARPRLLADEDANQSEFERAEQLLLEFGQSPMDFFKLGKDKSLFFSEISEGFTAYRLANEFAIVLDEPVCEQGDKEELIREFDAYCYANGLKAIYYRVDENSLVHFSSLRKQKITIGQEAVLELEVFKLEGKERKSLRNGLNAIHKKGFTTEVLTAPHNKEIIDQLKAISDEWLKAFDKKEMVFSQGMFDGEGLVSQDIIVLKNEASRVVAFLNIIPDYAKDECTYDMIRKSSEAPGGSMDALIVELIAYAKARKYVYLNLGMVPMTGLGATESPAEKIMKFASKRLGNFKHYHSLRDFKEKYATFWENKYLVFDNDFDLIQLPAALIKVMKPNE, from the coding sequence ATGGTCAAAACTATTGCTCAACGGATTCGACATTTTTCACCAAAAACCTATTGGAAGGAACTAATAGCTGTTTTGGTAATCTTATTAGCCTTTGTATTTTTTAGAAATGAGCGAAAAGAGCTTGCTGCAATTATTCCGCAATTGCGTGCGGCCAATTTAACCTGGGTATCCGTTGGGGTGGCCATAACCATCATCTATATTGTGCTCCAGGGATTGATGTATGTACAGAGTTTTAAGGCTATTGGTCTTTCCATTAATCTGCGGATTGCAATTGATCTTTTCTTAAAGCGCAATTTACTCAGTGTGTTTTTGCCCGCGGGTGGAATTAGTTCGCTTGCCTACACAACGACTCAGTTGCGGAAAAGAAATTTAAATACCACTCAAATTCATCAGGCTGGCGCTCTTTATGGTTATGTTGGTTTATTGACTGTCTTTATAATTGGCGTACCCGTAATATTATACACAATCTGGCACAACAAAAATTTTGGCGATGCCTGGATTTCACTGGTGATTTTAGGATTGCTGTTGGGTATTGTATTTTGGATAGTCTGGTCTTTTAGAACCCACAGAGGGATCTACAACTGGGTAGAATCAAAGTTTCCTGCTGTTTCTTCCAATATTGATGAAATATTTTCCGGAGAAGTCAAGCTGAAGTATCTGTTGGGGACTATGATCGCCTCCATGGTGGTGGAATTTTGCGGTATAGCACATGCATTTGTAAGTATGTATGCCCTAGGTTTGGATCATTCCTTTGAAGCTGCGGCTATTGCTTACACTGTATCAGTTGTATTAATGATCGTTTCTCCTTTCTTGCGCGGGCTTGGGGCTGTCGAACTAACCATGTTATATATTTTTAAAGCATATGGCTATTCCCAGGCAGAGGGTTTAGGCATCACTATCCTCTATCGGGCATTCGAATTTTGGCTACCCTTAATTTTGGGACTTTTGGCTTTTGCATGGCGTGGCAAGCAATTGCTGGCGAGGATTGGACCTGCCTTGCTTATTTTCTTTTTGGGCGTGGTGAACCTCGTCTCCGTACTGACACCACCGTTGGCCGATCGTATGAAACTTGATCGATTTTATTTGCCGCTGGAAGCAATTCACGCATCTAAATTTATGGTATTAGTGTTGGGATTGGGTTTACTGGTCACTTCGGCCTATTTGATTAAAGGCTTCCGTATTGCATTTTGGATAGCTGTAGTATTCAGCGCACTATCCCTTTTGGGGCATGTCTTTAAAGCCCTGGACTACGAAGAAGCTTCGGTGGCTTTATTGACCTTGGTTTTATTGGCGATGAGCTATAAGCAATATCGCATTAAAAGTAATATTCGATGGATGCGCATTGGGTTTATCACATTTTTTGTTGCTCTCTTGGCCATATGCCTATTTGATGTGCTGAGCTTTTACTTTATTGATAAGCAACATTTCGGGGTCGATTTTACGTGGGGACAATCCATTTACCATACCGCAAGAAGCTTCTTATTGTTTGCCGACGATGAACTGATGCCACAAACAAACTTTGGTCAAGAACTCTTGCGGATCACTCAGGTACTTGGCCTTTTTTGCTGGTTTCTCTTGATCTATGCGTTAGCACGCCCCCGTCTTCTAGCAGATGAGGACGCGAACCAATCTGAATTTGAGCGTGCGGAGCAGCTGCTGCTCGAATTTGGACAGTCTCCGATGGATTTTTTTAAACTCGGAAAAGATAAGAGCCTATTTTTTTCGGAAATTTCAGAAGGATTTACGGCTTACCGCTTGGCTAACGAATTTGCAATTGTATTGGATGAACCTGTGTGTGAACAAGGGGATAAGGAAGAGTTGATTCGGGAATTTGATGCATATTGCTATGCAAATGGATTGAAAGCCATTTATTATCGTGTTGATGAAAATAGCTTGGTCCACTTTTCTTCCCTTCGCAAACAGAAGATTACAATTGGACAGGAGGCAGTATTAGAACTCGAGGTATTTAAGCTGGAGGGTAAGGAGCGTAAGTCATTGCGTAACGGACTGAATGCAATTCATAAAAAGGGGTTTACCACAGAAGTGTTGACAGCACCGCATAACAAGGAAATTATAGATCAATTGAAAGCGATCTCCGATGAGTGGTTGAAAGCATTTGATAAAAAGGAAATGGTTTTTTCACAGGGTATGTTCGACGGGGAAGGTCTTGTCTCACAGGATATTATTGTTCTGAAAAATGAAGCAAGTCGAGTCGTTGCTTTTCTCAATATTATTCCTGACTATGCAAAAGATGAATGTACCTATGATATGATTCGAAAGTCTTCGGAAGCTCCAGGTGGAAGTATGGATGCGTTGATCGTTGAACTTATTGCCTATGCGAAAGCCAGAAAATACGTGTATTTAAATTTGGGCATGGTACCAATGACGGGTTTAGGAGCGACGGAGAGCCCCGCAGAGAAAATTATGAAATTTGCCTCAAAGCGATTAGGTAATTTCAAACATTATCATAGCCTGCGCGATTTTAAAGAAAAATATGCGACATTTTGGGAAAATAAATACCTTGTATTTGATAACGATTTTGATCTCATACAACTTCCCGCAGCACTGATAAAAGTAATGAAGCCAAATGAATAG
- a CDS encoding glycosyltransferase: protein MKEKKVLFIGLVWPEPTSSAAGFRMMQLIETFHASSYQITFASAAAKSPYSAFLQSLGIQEQTIVLNSSSFDDFITQLQPDIVVFDRFMVEEQYGWRVAQQCPNALRVLDTEDLHFLRQARQTSVKSKDNFSFQALFTDTAKRELAAILRSDLSLIISESEMKILIEEFRISPDILYYLPFLEKEITPSEVAQWKPFKERKNLLFIGNFIHEPNWHTVQYLKTQIWPQLRKTLPKAELHIYGAYATQKVLQLNNPKEQFLIKGRAESARVTMENYRVLLAPIQFGAGVKGKFIDAMQTGTPSVTTTIGAEAMKGNLDWNGFIEDDPETFCVKTVELYENKKIWYTAQENGIRIINERYEKRKYQDDFMTNLSLLKAQIDKHRQQNFISQILLHHTMQSTKYMSLWIEEKNK from the coding sequence ATGAAAGAGAAAAAGGTTTTGTTCATCGGACTTGTGTGGCCAGAGCCAACATCTTCTGCGGCGGGCTTTCGCATGATGCAATTGATTGAAACATTCCATGCAAGCTCCTACCAGATTACATTTGCTTCGGCCGCGGCCAAATCACCCTATAGCGCCTTTTTGCAATCTCTGGGGATACAAGAACAGACAATTGTGCTTAATAGCAGCAGCTTTGATGATTTTATTACGCAGCTTCAGCCTGACATTGTTGTATTTGATCGTTTTATGGTCGAAGAGCAATATGGCTGGCGTGTTGCTCAGCAATGTCCCAACGCACTTCGTGTACTTGATACAGAAGATTTACATTTCTTGCGCCAAGCAAGACAGACATCTGTTAAGAGTAAAGATAATTTTTCCTTTCAAGCATTATTTACCGATACCGCCAAACGAGAACTTGCCGCCATACTGCGGAGTGATCTCTCATTGATTATCTCCGAATCTGAAATGAAGATTCTTATCGAAGAATTTCGAATTTCACCGGATATCCTTTATTATCTTCCGTTCCTTGAGAAGGAGATCACTCCCTCTGAGGTGGCACAATGGAAGCCTTTCAAAGAACGCAAGAATTTATTATTTATTGGGAATTTCATTCATGAACCCAACTGGCATACCGTGCAATATCTAAAAACACAAATATGGCCACAGTTAAGAAAGACGCTTCCTAAAGCGGAATTACACATCTATGGGGCCTATGCGACGCAGAAAGTACTACAGTTAAACAATCCAAAAGAGCAATTCTTGATTAAGGGGCGGGCAGAATCTGCTCGTGTTACTATGGAAAACTACCGGGTCCTCCTCGCACCGATTCAATTTGGTGCAGGTGTAAAAGGGAAATTTATTGACGCCATGCAGACCGGCACTCCATCGGTCACGACGACTATCGGAGCAGAAGCCATGAAGGGAAATTTGGACTGGAATGGTTTTATAGAAGATGATCCCGAAACATTTTGTGTCAAAACTGTTGAGCTATATGAAAACAAAAAGATTTGGTATACTGCTCAGGAAAATGGCATCCGAATCATCAACGAACGGTATGAAAAACGAAAGTACCAAGATGACTTTATGACAAATCTATCCTTATTAAAGGCGCAGATTGACAAACATCGTCAACAAAATTTTATTAGTCAGATTTTATTACACCACACGATGCAGAGCACAAAATATATGTCACTATGGATTGAGGAAAAAAACAAATAG
- a CDS encoding MBL fold metallo-hydrolase: protein MRTIGWIILATLLIILISGVLYYFIHPIFGGSFKGARLERMKQSPNFKNGTFHNLEVTPSLKSDVNVVALFWGFLFNKNPHLKPIDVLPVVACDLENLPPDDVLIWFGHSSYLLKLDGKLILVDPVFSENASPMPGSNNPFKMSVDYATMLFPKMDYLFITHDHYDHLDYETVAKLSNKVGQVICGLGVGAHIESWGYNADQVIEGDWYDRIQLGPNFQVTFTPARHFSGRRITRNNTLWTSFVLKTSKYTIFLGGDSGYGKHFKKIGDQFGPFDLAILESGQYNDAWHYIHSLPDEWAAETKDLKAQAILPVHSSKFALAMHDWKEPMEKFYEIADEENINLLTPKIGQLVYFNRLDSVYPPWWREVQ, encoded by the coding sequence ATGAGAACGATTGGGTGGATTATATTAGCGACGCTATTGATTATCCTTATCAGCGGCGTACTTTATTATTTTATCCATCCTATCTTTGGTGGAAGTTTCAAGGGTGCTCGACTGGAGCGGATGAAACAGTCTCCAAATTTTAAAAATGGTACTTTTCATAATCTTGAAGTAACGCCATCGTTGAAAAGCGATGTCAATGTAGTCGCTTTGTTTTGGGGTTTCCTTTTCAATAAAAATCCCCACTTGAAACCTATCGATGTGTTGCCTGTTGTTGCCTGCGATTTAGAAAATCTCCCTCCAGACGATGTTCTTATCTGGTTCGGCCACTCCTCATATCTGTTAAAATTAGATGGAAAACTAATATTAGTGGATCCTGTTTTTAGCGAAAATGCTTCCCCTATGCCAGGTAGCAATAATCCCTTTAAGATGTCGGTTGACTATGCAACGATGCTTTTTCCTAAAATGGACTATTTGTTTATCACGCATGATCATTATGATCACTTGGACTATGAGACCGTTGCGAAATTGAGCAATAAAGTTGGCCAGGTTATTTGTGGTCTTGGTGTTGGAGCACATATTGAATCTTGGGGGTATAATGCTGATCAGGTTATAGAGGGTGATTGGTACGACCGCATACAACTAGGACCTAATTTTCAGGTCACCTTTACCCCAGCGAGGCACTTCTCGGGGCGAAGAATCACACGGAATAATACCTTGTGGACATCCTTTGTGTTAAAGACCTCCAAGTATACTATTTTCTTGGGTGGCGATAGTGGCTATGGCAAGCATTTCAAAAAAATAGGTGATCAATTCGGGCCATTTGATTTAGCAATCTTAGAAAGTGGGCAGTATAACGATGCTTGGCATTATATCCATTCTTTACCAGATGAATGGGCTGCTGAAACGAAGGATTTGAAGGCCCAAGCTATTTTACCCGTACATTCTTCGAAATTCGCTTTGGCTATGCACGATTGGAAAGAACCGATGGAGAAATTTTACGAAATAGCTGATGAAGAAAATATCAATCTGCTTACGCCTAAAATAGGACAATTGGTGTATTTTAATAGATTGGATAGCGTATATCCACCTTGGTGGCGTGAAGTCCAATAA
- the dcd gene encoding dCTP deaminase, with protein MILSDKRILEEIENGSIVIKPFDRKCLGTNSYDVHLGKYLATYADRVLDAKKHNEIQHFEIPEEGFVLEPNTLYLGVTQEYTETHKHVPFLEGKSSTGRLGIDIHATAGKGDVGFCNTWTLEISVAQPVRVYAGMPIGQLIYFAVEGEIETFYNTKGNAKYNGKTIRPVESMMWKNNF; from the coding sequence ATGATTTTATCTGATAAAAGAATTCTCGAAGAGATTGAAAATGGCAGTATTGTCATTAAACCATTTGATCGTAAGTGTTTGGGCACAAATTCATACGATGTACATTTGGGAAAATATTTGGCAACGTACGCAGACCGTGTACTGGATGCAAAAAAGCACAATGAAATTCAACATTTTGAAATTCCTGAAGAGGGATTCGTTTTAGAACCCAATACGCTCTATTTAGGTGTTACACAAGAATATACCGAGACGCATAAGCATGTCCCTTTTTTAGAGGGTAAATCGAGTACTGGTCGCTTAGGGATTGATATCCATGCAACCGCAGGAAAGGGCGACGTCGGTTTCTGCAATACCTGGACATTGGAAATTTCGGTAGCTCAACCGGTCCGCGTTTATGCTGGGATGCCTATAGGACAGTTAATCTATTTTGCGGTAGAGGGGGAGATCGAAACATTTTATAATACCAAAGGTAATGCAAAATATAACGGTAAGACAATCCGTCCGGTCGAATCCATGATGTGGAAGAATAATTTCTAA
- a CDS encoding 4'-phosphopantetheinyl transferase superfamily protein, with product MSLVYLREIDSQTKFAIWRIEESDDDLMSKLQLDEREKAILGSFNIGKRRLHWLATRVLLRTLLNTSRYIECPSDPNGKPYLANFPQKISLSHSFDYAAAMISTKGEVGIDMEIINTKVERIQHKFLKPEELAFITRDENQYEQLYACWCAKEAIYKLQGNAGVSFLNNMTIQPFTYQSQGMLKLELDSNQKKHIYDVYYEKFNAYMLAYAVE from the coding sequence ATGAGTCTAGTATATCTACGTGAAATTGATAGCCAAACCAAATTTGCTATTTGGCGAATTGAAGAATCTGACGATGATTTGATGTCGAAGCTTCAGTTGGATGAACGTGAAAAAGCAATTTTGGGTTCCTTCAATATTGGAAAAAGAAGGCTCCACTGGCTTGCAACACGTGTGTTATTGCGAACGCTATTAAATACATCCCGCTATATTGAATGTCCTTCCGATCCGAATGGCAAACCTTATCTCGCTAATTTTCCTCAGAAAATATCACTTTCGCACTCATTTGACTATGCGGCTGCAATGATCAGTACAAAGGGAGAGGTTGGGATCGATATGGAAATCATCAACACAAAAGTAGAGCGCATCCAACACAAATTTCTAAAGCCTGAAGAGCTCGCTTTCATCACCCGTGATGAGAACCAATATGAGCAACTTTATGCATGCTGGTGTGCCAAAGAGGCTATTTACAAACTTCAAGGGAATGCGGGTGTTTCTTTCCTGAACAACATGACCATACAACCATTCACCTATCAATCGCAAGGTATGTTAAAACTTGAACTAGACAGCAATCAAAAGAAGCATATTTATGATGTGTATTACGAAAAATTCAATGCGTATATGCTTGCTTATGCTGTGGAATAG